The following coding sequences lie in one Mycobacterium gordonae genomic window:
- a CDS encoding DUF6541 family protein, protein MSLWFGTLIALVVLIAPGAIVARIAQLNWPIAIAAGPALTYGVVALAIIPYGALGIPWNGWTALLALAVVCLLATVLQLLLARFRDKQAEAHAMNPGPAIVVAAGVLLGAVLIGWAAFAGIPHWQSIPSTWDAVWHANEVRWILDVGQASSNHMGELRNVETHAVLYYPSVFHALTAVFCQLTGAAATTGYTLNSLAAAIWLFPVSAAVLTWRALRSHTTQWRTAITAATAAALSASFTAVPYVEFDTAAMPNLAAYGVAIPAMALITSTLQHRDRIPLAVLALVGVFSAHITGGIITVLLVGAWWLFEPLRHPVRGRVRDLAVLAGVGLISGLILLPQFLSVTKQEDIIAGHSFLTYLSMRHGLFDAVFMHSRHLNDFPYQWALSFLCAVGGLIMLLKKIWWPLAVWLLFIVINVDAGTPLWGPFGRIAGAFGEFFYKDPRRIAAATTPLFNLMAAVALVTLVAGAVALAKRFVQPRKPMPSRFWATATAVLLVGLSVGLAVHYFPRHRFLFGDKYDSIIVDQRDLEAMAYLAKLPGAHDTMIGDSNVDGTSWMYAVADLHPLWTHYDYPVQMGPGYHRYIFWAYAKKGDSDPRVVEAIKALNIRYVLASGPTIRGFKVPEGLYFLDKSPYWTMIYDNGGAQIYEWHGDTPVHP, encoded by the coding sequence GTGAGCTTGTGGTTCGGAACGCTGATCGCATTGGTCGTGCTGATCGCACCGGGTGCCATCGTCGCACGTATCGCGCAGTTGAACTGGCCGATCGCCATCGCGGCCGGGCCAGCGCTGACGTACGGCGTAGTGGCACTTGCGATCATCCCTTACGGTGCGCTCGGCATCCCGTGGAACGGTTGGACAGCGTTGCTGGCGCTGGCCGTCGTCTGCCTACTGGCGACGGTGCTGCAGTTGCTGCTGGCGCGCTTCCGGGATAAACAGGCCGAAGCGCACGCCATGAACCCCGGCCCGGCGATCGTCGTCGCGGCCGGTGTGCTGTTGGGCGCCGTGCTCATCGGCTGGGCAGCCTTCGCCGGCATCCCGCACTGGCAGTCGATACCCAGCACCTGGGACGCGGTGTGGCACGCCAACGAGGTGCGCTGGATCCTCGACGTCGGTCAGGCGTCGTCCAACCACATGGGCGAGTTGCGCAACGTGGAAACCCACGCGGTGCTCTACTACCCGTCGGTCTTCCACGCTCTGACGGCCGTCTTCTGTCAGCTGACCGGCGCGGCGGCCACCACCGGCTACACGTTGAACTCCTTGGCGGCGGCGATCTGGCTGTTTCCCGTGAGCGCGGCCGTGCTCACCTGGCGCGCGTTACGCAGCCACACCACCCAGTGGCGTACCGCAATCACCGCGGCCACCGCCGCGGCGCTCTCGGCGTCGTTCACCGCCGTGCCCTATGTCGAGTTCGACACGGCCGCGATGCCCAACCTCGCGGCCTACGGGGTGGCCATCCCCGCCATGGCCCTGATCACCTCGACGCTGCAACACCGCGACCGCATCCCGCTGGCCGTCCTGGCCCTGGTCGGTGTCTTCTCGGCACACATCACCGGCGGCATCATCACCGTGCTGCTGGTCGGCGCCTGGTGGCTGTTCGAGCCCTTGCGGCACCCGGTTCGGGGCCGCGTCCGGGACCTGGCGGTGCTGGCCGGCGTCGGGCTGATCTCGGGCCTGATCCTGCTACCGCAGTTCCTCAGCGTCACCAAGCAGGAAGACATCATCGCCGGGCACTCGTTCCTGACCTACCTCAGCATGAGGCACGGTCTCTTCGACGCCGTGTTCATGCATTCCCGGCATCTCAACGACTTCCCCTACCAGTGGGCGCTGAGCTTCCTGTGTGCGGTCGGCGGGCTCATCATGCTGCTTAAAAAGATCTGGTGGCCGCTGGCCGTGTGGCTGCTGTTCATCGTGATCAATGTCGACGCCGGCACTCCGTTGTGGGGTCCGTTCGGTCGCATTGCGGGCGCCTTCGGCGAATTCTTCTACAAGGACCCGCGCCGCATCGCCGCTGCCACGACCCCGTTGTTCAACCTGATGGCGGCGGTCGCGCTGGTTACCCTCGTGGCGGGCGCGGTCGCCCTGGCCAAGAGATTCGTCCAACCGCGCAAACCCATGCCGTCGCGTTTCTGGGCGACGGCTACGGCGGTGCTGCTGGTCGGTCTCAGCGTCGGGCTGGCGGTGCACTATTTCCCACGGCACCGGTTCCTGTTCGGCGACAAATACGACTCGATAATCGTCGACCAACGCGACCTCGAGGCCATGGCATACCTGGCGAAGCTGCCCGGCGCCCACGACACCATGATCGGCGACTCCAACGTCGACGGCACCTCGTGGATGTACGCGGTGGCCGATCTGCACCCGCTGTGGACGCACTACGACTACCCGGTGCAGATGGGCCCGGGCTACCACCGCTACATCTTCTGGGCGTACGCCAAGAAGGGCGATTCCGATCCGCGGGTGGTGGAGGCGATCAAAGCCCTCAACATCCGTTACGTCCTGGCCAGCGGCCCGACGATTCGGGGGTTCAAAGTGCCCGAAGGACTATATTTTCTGGACAAGTCGCCGTACTGGACCATGATCTACGACAACGGCGGCGCCCAGATCTACGAATGGCACGGCGACACACCGGTGCACCCCTAG
- the glfT1 gene encoding galactofuranosyltransferase GlfT1, translating to MSDYVFAVVVTHRRPEELARSLEMLSTQSRPPDRLIVIDNDDSGDSRVHYLVAAQEVPSIYLNSRRNLGGAGGFALGMLLALAHGADWIWLADDDGRAADTEVLATLMACAQQHGLAEVSPMVCNIDDPEALAFPLRRGLVWRRRVSELRTSDGGAGQDLLPGIASLFNGALFRASTLEAIGVPDLRLFIRGDEVEMHRRLVRSGLPFGTCLDAVYLHPCGSDEFKPILRGRMHTQYPDDTNKRYFTYRNRGYVLSQPGLRKLLFQEWVRFGWFFLVTRRDPRGLLEWVRLRRLGRQEKFARPGGSR from the coding sequence GTGAGTGATTACGTCTTCGCCGTCGTGGTCACCCACCGGCGTCCCGAGGAACTCGCTCGCTCGCTGGAGATGCTGTCCACCCAGAGCCGGCCGCCGGACCGGCTCATCGTCATCGACAACGACGACTCCGGCGACAGCCGGGTGCATTATCTCGTTGCCGCACAAGAGGTTCCGTCGATCTATCTGAACTCGCGGCGAAACCTCGGGGGGGCAGGGGGTTTCGCGCTGGGCATGCTGCTGGCGTTGGCGCACGGCGCGGACTGGATCTGGCTGGCCGACGACGACGGGCGCGCCGCCGACACCGAAGTGCTGGCGACGCTGATGGCGTGCGCGCAGCAACACGGCCTGGCCGAGGTGTCCCCGATGGTCTGCAACATCGATGATCCCGAGGCGCTGGCGTTCCCGTTGCGCCGCGGCCTGGTGTGGCGGCGGCGGGTCAGCGAACTGCGCACGTCGGATGGGGGCGCCGGCCAGGACCTGCTGCCCGGGATCGCGTCGCTGTTCAACGGCGCACTGTTCCGCGCGTCGACACTCGAGGCGATCGGGGTCCCGGATCTGCGGCTGTTCATCCGCGGCGACGAAGTGGAGATGCACCGCAGGCTGGTGCGTTCCGGCCTGCCGTTCGGGACCTGCCTGGACGCCGTCTACCTGCATCCCTGCGGCTCGGACGAATTCAAGCCGATCCTGCGCGGGCGCATGCACACGCAGTACCCCGATGACACCAACAAGCGGTACTTCACCTACCGCAATCGCGGTTACGTGCTGTCGCAGCCTGGGCTGCGCAAGTTGCTGTTCCAGGAGTGGGTCCGGTTCGGCTGGTTCTTCCTGGTGACCCGCCGCGATCCCCGGGGGCTGCTGGAATGGGTGCGGCTGCGCCGGCTCGGCCGGCAGGAAAAGTTCGCCCGGCCGGGAGGTTCGCGATGA
- a CDS encoding class I SAM-dependent methyltransferase has product MSLPGPDRVDASLLTGVSETALLTLSGRASQAAHPDAILDDPMAIKLVDSIDFDFAKFGRRKGQEMALRSLAVDTCALAYLTTHPKATVVALAEGFQTSFWRLNSALPDAQFRWLSIDLPPVIELRRRLLPHSPRITEIAQSALDYSWTARIDSSEGVFITAEGLLMYLQPAEAMQLITECAKRFPGGEMFFDVPPTIVKKVARNGVRSSRQYRVPPMPFSLSPRQLADLATTVPGIRAVRDMPMPKGRGWFFGTLYPALWQFPPIRQFRGAYTLLEFG; this is encoded by the coding sequence ATGAGTCTCCCTGGCCCGGACCGCGTCGATGCCAGCCTGCTGACCGGCGTCTCCGAGACGGCCCTGCTCACGTTGAGCGGCCGGGCCTCCCAGGCCGCCCACCCGGACGCGATCCTTGATGACCCGATGGCGATCAAACTCGTCGATTCCATCGACTTTGATTTCGCGAAGTTCGGTCGCCGCAAGGGCCAGGAGATGGCGTTGCGCTCACTGGCCGTCGACACCTGCGCGCTGGCGTATTTGACCACGCATCCCAAGGCCACCGTCGTCGCGCTCGCCGAAGGCTTCCAGACCAGCTTCTGGCGGCTGAACAGCGCCCTACCGGATGCCCAATTCCGTTGGTTGTCAATCGATCTACCTCCGGTGATCGAGCTGCGCCGACGGCTGTTGCCGCATTCGCCACGGATCACCGAGATCGCGCAGTCCGCGCTCGACTACTCCTGGACGGCCCGGATCGACAGCAGCGAAGGGGTGTTCATCACCGCCGAGGGATTGCTGATGTACCTGCAGCCGGCCGAGGCCATGCAACTGATCACAGAGTGCGCCAAGCGGTTTCCCGGCGGAGAGATGTTCTTCGACGTGCCACCGACGATCGTCAAGAAGGTGGCGCGCAACGGAGTGCGGTCGTCTAGGCAGTACCGGGTACCGCCGATGCCGTTCAGTCTCTCACCGCGCCAACTCGCCGATCTGGCGACCACCGTTCCCGGTATCCGCGCGGTGCGCGACATGCCGATGCCCAAAGGACGGGGTTGGTTCTTCGGGACGTTATACCCCGCGCTCTGGCAGTTCCCGCCGATCAGACAATTCCGAGGCGCCTACACGCTGCTTGAATTCGGCTGA
- a CDS encoding NAD(P)H-quinone oxidoreductase produces the protein MRAIVAESAEQLLWQDVPDVSARPGEVLIKVAAAGVNRADVLQAAGKYPPPPGASEIIGMEVSGTIADIGAEVTEWTVGQDVCALLAGGGYAEYVAVPVGQVMPIPGPLDVVDAAGVPEVACTVWSNLVMTAHLGPGQLVLLHGGASGIGSHAIQVARALGARVAVTAGSAEKLELCRELGANIAISYKDEDFVARLMQETGGRGADVILDIMGAAYLDRNIEALSTDGQLVIIGMQGGVKAELNIGKLMAKRARVIGTTLRARPVRGPDSKSAIVDAVTTSVWPMFASQRVRPIIGRRLPIQDAAEAHRLLQSGETFGKILLTV, from the coding sequence ATGCGCGCCATCGTCGCCGAATCCGCCGAGCAGCTGCTCTGGCAAGACGTGCCCGACGTGTCCGCCAGACCCGGTGAGGTACTGATCAAGGTGGCGGCCGCCGGGGTCAATCGGGCCGACGTGCTGCAGGCCGCCGGCAAGTATCCGCCGCCACCGGGCGCCAGCGAGATCATCGGCATGGAGGTCAGCGGGACCATCGCCGACATCGGCGCCGAGGTCACCGAATGGACGGTCGGACAGGATGTCTGCGCCCTGCTGGCCGGCGGCGGATATGCCGAGTACGTCGCCGTTCCCGTCGGCCAGGTGATGCCGATTCCGGGGCCGCTGGACGTCGTCGACGCCGCCGGCGTCCCGGAAGTGGCCTGCACGGTCTGGTCCAACCTGGTGATGACGGCGCACCTGGGCCCGGGGCAGTTGGTGCTGCTGCACGGCGGAGCCAGCGGCATCGGCAGCCACGCGATCCAGGTGGCGCGCGCGTTGGGGGCCCGAGTGGCGGTCACCGCCGGCTCGGCGGAGAAGCTCGAACTGTGCCGGGAGTTGGGTGCCAACATCGCCATCTCGTACAAGGACGAAGACTTCGTCGCGAGGCTGATGCAGGAGACCGGCGGCAGGGGTGCCGACGTGATCCTCGACATCATGGGTGCGGCATACCTGGACCGCAATATCGAGGCGCTTTCCACCGATGGTCAGCTGGTCATCATCGGCATGCAAGGCGGGGTGAAGGCCGAACTCAACATCGGCAAGCTGATGGCCAAACGGGCCCGCGTCATCGGGACCACCCTGCGCGCCCGGCCGGTCCGGGGGCCCGACAGCAAGAGCGCAATCGTCGACGCGGTGACGACGTCGGTGTGGCCGATGTTCGCCAGCCAGCGGGTCCGGCCGATCATCGGTCGGCGGCTGCCGATCCAGGACGCGGCCGAAGCCCACCGCCTGCTGCAGTCGGGCGAGACGTTCGGGAAGATCCTGCTGACGGTTTAA
- a CDS encoding cysteine desulfurase-like protein produces the protein MAYDVARVRGLHPSLGDGWVHFDAPTGMLIPDSVATTVSTAFRRSGASTAGAHPSARRSAAVLDAAREAVADLVNADPGGVVLGADRAVLLASLAEASSARAGLGYEVVVSRLDDEANIAPWLRASHRYGAKVKWAEVDIETGELPTWQWESLINKSTRLVAVTSASGTLGAVTDLRAMTKLAHDVGALVVVDHSAAAPYRQIDVKETEADVVAVNAVNWGGPPIGAMVFREPALINTFSSVSTNPYATGPARLEVGAHQFGLLAGVVASIEYLASLDESARGTRRERLSVSTQSASAYLNRIYDYLMVSLRSLPLVIMLGRPESRIPVISFAVNEVPADRVVQRLADNGILAIANANSRVLDVLGVNDIGGAVTVGLAHYSTMAEVDQLVRALASLG, from the coding sequence ATGGCCTACGACGTCGCCCGGGTGCGCGGACTGCACCCGTCGCTCGGTGACGGATGGGTGCACTTCGACGCTCCGACGGGCATGCTCATTCCCGATTCCGTGGCGACCACGGTGTCCACGGCGTTCCGCAGGTCCGGGGCCAGCACGGCCGGGGCACACCCGTCGGCGCGGCGCAGCGCCGCGGTCCTGGACGCCGCACGTGAGGCGGTCGCCGATCTGGTCAACGCCGATCCGGGCGGCGTCGTGTTGGGTGCCGATCGCGCCGTGCTGCTGGCGTCGCTGGCCGAGGCGTCGTCGGCCCGCGCCGGGCTCGGGTACGAGGTGGTCGTCAGCCGACTGGACGACGAGGCCAACATCGCTCCGTGGCTGCGCGCGTCGCACCGCTACGGCGCCAAGGTCAAGTGGGCCGAGGTCGACATCGAGACCGGCGAGCTGCCGACCTGGCAGTGGGAGAGCCTGATCAACAAGTCCACCAGGCTGGTCGCCGTGACGTCGGCCTCTGGGACTCTGGGCGCCGTCACCGACCTGCGGGCCATGACCAAACTGGCGCACGACGTGGGTGCGCTGGTAGTGGTCGACCACTCTGCCGCGGCGCCCTACCGGCAGATCGACGTCAAGGAAACCGAAGCCGACGTGGTGGCGGTGAACGCGGTGAATTGGGGCGGACCGCCGATCGGGGCCATGGTGTTCCGCGAGCCGGCGCTGATCAACACCTTCAGCTCGGTTTCCACCAACCCGTATGCCACCGGCCCCGCGCGGCTAGAGGTGGGGGCGCACCAATTCGGTCTGCTCGCCGGCGTGGTCGCCAGCATCGAATACCTCGCCTCCCTCGACGAGTCGGCCCGCGGCACGCGACGGGAACGGCTGTCGGTCTCGACGCAGTCGGCGTCGGCGTATCTGAACCGGATCTACGACTACCTGATGGTGTCGCTGCGGTCGCTGCCGCTGGTGATCATGCTGGGCCGCCCGGAGTCACGGATTCCGGTGATCAGCTTTGCCGTCAACGAGGTCCCGGCCGACCGGGTGGTGCAGCGGCTGGCCGACAACGGCATCCTGGCCATTGCCAATGCGAATTCCCGCGTGCTCGACGTGCTGGGTGTCAACGACATCGGTGGCGCGGTCACCGTCGGCCTGGCGCACTACTCGACGATGGCCGAGGTCGACCAGCTGGTGCGGGCGCTGGCATCGCTGGGTTAA
- a CDS encoding 6-carboxytetrahydropterin synthase, whose protein sequence is MPEITFAGPAQTATMHRDDAPVGRTARFHLRKRFGGLHCCRRSWSDNGKRLFLHGYALSFEIEFACDERQADDRVLSGECLDDIRAALAAQFGHTTLITTNDPQRDLFELLAERDLVDMRIVDGTALDASAAWVFENVERIVAEAAAGRVWVSRIDAQESGSRVFTLTALPVKDWV, encoded by the coding sequence ATGCCTGAGATCACCTTCGCCGGCCCTGCCCAGACGGCCACCATGCACCGCGATGACGCACCCGTAGGACGCACGGCGCGCTTTCACCTGCGCAAGCGGTTCGGTGGGCTGCACTGCTGCCGCCGGTCCTGGTCCGACAACGGCAAGCGACTCTTCCTGCACGGCTATGCGCTCAGCTTCGAGATCGAATTCGCCTGCGACGAAAGGCAAGCAGACGATCGGGTGCTCAGCGGCGAGTGCCTCGACGACATCCGCGCCGCGCTTGCGGCTCAGTTCGGCCACACCACGTTGATCACCACCAACGACCCGCAACGCGACCTGTTCGAGTTGCTCGCCGAACGTGACCTGGTCGACATGCGGATCGTGGACGGCACCGCCCTGGACGCCTCGGCCGCCTGGGTATTCGAGAACGTGGAACGGATCGTCGCGGAGGCGGCGGCCGGCCGGGTGTGGGTGTCGCGTATCGACGCCCAGGAGAGCGGCAGCCGGGTGTTCACGCTCACCGCGTTGCCGGTCAAGGACTGGGTGTGA
- a CDS encoding C39 family peptidase, with the protein MRTIENLRGSVVKLTLAIAGVAVTLGLATGLAHAAASAPHSEAPRMYGNPAAAAQYWRKQSFDDCALMAAADVIGELTGRQPSEDEIVAVAQRLGSRVHPGPMYSAGYGTDPGDIPVLLSQYGIYGVATSQGEAAATGLDSGMEALERYLADGHQVIAGVNAEMIWGLPIQTKDNRGHPMSDHAVVVTGVDLVNGTVHLNDSGTRADEVVSLDVFQRAWATGNDELVVTRETR; encoded by the coding sequence ATGCGCACCATCGAGAACCTTCGCGGCTCTGTCGTCAAGCTGACTCTGGCCATCGCCGGCGTGGCGGTCACGCTGGGCCTGGCGACCGGCCTGGCGCACGCCGCCGCATCCGCGCCGCACAGCGAGGCGCCGCGAATGTACGGCAACCCCGCCGCCGCCGCCCAGTACTGGCGCAAGCAGTCCTTCGACGACTGCGCCCTGATGGCCGCCGCCGACGTGATCGGCGAGCTGACCGGTCGCCAACCGTCCGAGGACGAGATCGTCGCGGTGGCCCAGCGGCTGGGCAGTCGCGTCCACCCGGGACCGATGTACAGCGCGGGTTACGGCACCGATCCCGGCGATATCCCGGTACTGCTCTCGCAGTACGGCATCTACGGGGTTGCCACCAGCCAGGGCGAGGCCGCCGCGACCGGACTGGACTCGGGGATGGAAGCGCTCGAGCGCTACCTGGCCGACGGCCACCAGGTGATCGCCGGGGTCAACGCCGAGATGATCTGGGGGCTGCCCATTCAGACCAAAGACAACCGCGGCCACCCGATGAGCGACCACGCCGTCGTCGTGACCGGCGTCGACCTGGTCAATGGCACGGTGCACCTCAACGACAGCGGAACCCGCGCCGACGAGGTGGTGTCACTCGACGTCTTCCAGCGCGCCTGGGCGACCGGCAACGACGAGCTGGTGGTGACGCGGGAAACACGTTGA
- a CDS encoding bacterial proteasome activator family protein: MAMRDAEDEERSLTDLVEQPAKVMRIGTMIKQLLEEVRAAPLDEASRTRLRDIHATSIRELEDGLAPELREELERLTLPFNENAAPSDAELRIAQAQLVGWLEGLFHGIQTALFAQQMAARAQLEQMRQGALPPGIGKPGPHGHGTGQYL; the protein is encoded by the coding sequence ATGGCGATGCGGGACGCCGAGGACGAAGAGCGCTCGCTGACGGACCTGGTCGAACAGCCGGCCAAGGTGATGCGCATCGGCACCATGATCAAGCAACTACTCGAAGAGGTGCGCGCCGCACCGCTGGACGAGGCCAGCCGCACCCGGCTGCGGGACATCCACGCCACCAGCATCCGCGAACTCGAGGACGGCCTGGCACCGGAGCTGCGCGAAGAACTCGAACGACTCACCTTGCCGTTCAACGAGAACGCGGCGCCGTCGGATGCCGAACTGCGGATCGCGCAGGCGCAGCTGGTCGGCTGGTTAGAGGGGCTTTTCCACGGCATCCAGACCGCGCTGTTCGCACAACAGATGGCCGCCCGCGCACAGCTGGAGCAGATGCGGCAGGGCGCGCTGCCGCCGGGGATCGGCAAGCCGGGTCCGCACGGACACGGCACCGGACAGTACCTCTAA
- the wzt gene encoding galactan export ABC transporter ATP-binding subunit Wzt/RfbE, producing the protein MSSGPHIETRDAWVEFPIFDAKSRSLKKAFLGKAGGAIGRNASNVVVIEALRDITMSLELGDRVGLVGHNGAGKSTLLRLLSGIYEPTRGWAKVSGRVAPVFDLGIGMDPEISGYENIIIRGLFLGQTRKQMLAKVDEIAEFTELGDYLSMPLRTYSTGMRVRLAMGVVTSIDPEILLLDEGIGAVDAEFLKKAQSRLQSLVERSGILVFASHSNEFLARLCKTAMWIDHGVIRQSGGIEDVVRAYEGDDAARHVREVLAENARE; encoded by the coding sequence GTGTCGAGCGGTCCACACATCGAAACCCGCGACGCGTGGGTCGAATTCCCGATCTTCGACGCCAAGTCCCGTTCGCTGAAGAAGGCATTTCTGGGCAAGGCGGGCGGCGCGATCGGCCGCAACGCATCCAACGTGGTGGTCATCGAGGCGCTGCGCGACATCACCATGTCGCTGGAACTCGGCGACCGCGTCGGGTTGGTGGGCCATAACGGCGCCGGCAAATCGACTCTGCTGCGGCTACTTTCGGGCATCTACGAACCGACGCGCGGCTGGGCGAAGGTCAGCGGCCGGGTGGCGCCGGTGTTCGACCTAGGCATCGGCATGGACCCCGAGATCTCGGGCTACGAGAACATCATCATCCGCGGTCTGTTTCTGGGACAGACCCGCAAGCAGATGCTGGCCAAGGTGGACGAGATCGCCGAGTTCACCGAGTTGGGCGATTACCTGTCGATGCCGCTGCGCACCTACTCCACCGGTATGCGCGTGCGCTTGGCGATGGGCGTGGTCACCAGCATCGACCCGGAGATTTTGTTGCTCGACGAGGGCATCGGCGCGGTGGACGCCGAATTCCTGAAAAAGGCGCAGTCCCGCCTGCAGAGCCTGGTGGAACGATCCGGAATCCTGGTGTTCGCAAGCCATTCCAACGAATTCCTGGCCCGGCTGTGCAAGACCGCCATGTGGATCGACCATGGCGTGATCCGGCAGAGCGGTGGGATCGAGGACGTGGTGCGCGCCTACGAGGGCGACGACGCCGCGCGGCACGTGCGCGAAGTGCTCGCCGAGAACGCGCGCGAGTGA
- the wzm gene encoding galactan export ABC transporter permease subunit Wzm/RfbD, with the protein MTFVDAAAQSKTFARAWGDLTAGFRRHELWLHLGWQDIKQRYRRSVLGPFWITIATGTTAVAMGGLYSKLFHLDLSEHLPYVTLGLIVWNLINAAILEGADVFVHNEGLIKQLPTPLSVHVYRLVWRQMILFAHNIVIYVVIAIIYPKPWSWADLSVLPALALIMLNCIWVSLCFGILATRYRDIGPLLNSVVQLLFFMTPIIWNDNTLRQQGAGRWSKIVELNPLLHYLDIVRAPLLGAPQELRHWMVVVVLTVVGWVMAAFAMRQYRARVPYWV; encoded by the coding sequence ATGACGTTCGTTGACGCTGCTGCCCAATCCAAGACGTTCGCCCGTGCCTGGGGTGATCTCACCGCCGGGTTCCGGCGTCACGAACTGTGGCTGCACCTGGGCTGGCAGGACATCAAGCAGCGCTACCGCCGTTCGGTGCTGGGACCGTTCTGGATCACGATCGCCACCGGCACCACAGCCGTCGCGATGGGCGGGTTGTACTCCAAGCTGTTCCATCTCGACCTCTCCGAGCACCTGCCCTACGTCACGCTCGGCTTGATCGTGTGGAACCTGATCAACGCCGCCATTCTGGAGGGTGCTGACGTCTTCGTCCACAACGAGGGCTTGATCAAGCAACTGCCGACGCCGTTGAGCGTGCACGTGTACCGGCTGGTGTGGCGGCAGATGATCCTGTTCGCGCACAACATCGTCATCTACGTCGTCATCGCGATCATCTATCCCAAGCCGTGGTCGTGGGCGGACCTCTCAGTGCTTCCCGCGCTGGCGTTGATCATGCTCAATTGCATCTGGGTGTCGCTGTGCTTCGGCATCCTGGCCACCCGCTACCGCGACATCGGCCCGTTGCTCAATTCCGTTGTGCAACTGCTGTTTTTCATGACGCCGATCATCTGGAACGACAACACCCTGCGGCAGCAGGGCGCCGGGCGCTGGTCGAAGATCGTCGAACTCAACCCGCTGCTGCACTACCTCGACATCGTGCGGGCGCCACTGCTGGGCGCGCCGCAGGAGCTGCGGCACTGGATGGTGGTGGTAGTGCTCACGGTCGTCGGCTGGGTGATGGCGGCGTTCGCAATGCGGCAGTACCGCGCGCGGGTGCCGTACTGGGTCTGA
- a CDS encoding GTP cyclohydrolase I, with product MPQTLVRPDSGILQLRLDRPVLLRAIPFHAICEQHLLPFYGVVHIGYLRGDQRLSQTELTRIVDACAIGVQVQEKMTTRIGLWLHHQLAPRGLGVLVEGGYACTPVREGAALAGPTTTMAFYGSMRDNADQQREFITLATRKKTHTHA from the coding sequence GTGCCTCAAACCCTCGTCCGCCCCGACAGCGGCATCCTGCAGTTGCGGCTCGACCGGCCGGTGCTGCTGCGGGCCATCCCGTTCCACGCGATCTGTGAACAGCACCTGTTGCCGTTCTACGGTGTCGTGCACATCGGGTACCTGCGCGGCGACCAGCGGTTGAGCCAGACCGAACTCACTCGCATCGTCGACGCGTGCGCGATCGGCGTCCAGGTGCAGGAGAAGATGACGACCCGCATCGGCCTGTGGCTGCACCACCAGCTCGCCCCGCGCGGCCTCGGTGTGCTGGTGGAAGGCGGGTACGCCTGCACGCCGGTGCGCGAGGGCGCCGCCCTGGCCGGCCCCACGACCACCATGGCCTTCTATGGCTCGATGCGCGACAACGCCGATCAGCAACGTGAATTCATCACTCTCGCAACAAGAAAGAAGACTCACACTCATGCCTGA